Genomic window (Lutra lutra chromosome 6, mLutLut1.2, whole genome shotgun sequence):
ggcccccagcccatGACCTCTACCCCATGAGGACTCAGATCTCGGGCCccacagccccccagccccccactcctTGGGATGCTAGCCTCCCACCCTTACCCTGTCGGACTGATTGCCTGACTCCTcgtcttcctcttcttcttcttcttcctcttcctcctcttcttcttcctcttcctcctcctcctcctcttcttcttcttcctcactcAGTTGTTCAGCCAGAGCTTCAACCTCAGACTGGGAGAAAGGCAAGGCAGGTCTGAGGAAACAGCAACCTCCAGGCCACAGCCCCCTCTTGGAGGAAActtgggagagaggcagggcaggagagagCCAACCCCCAAGACTCAGACatgaagcaaaacaaagaggctacTACTATTAGCCCAGATGGCTCCCCGGAGGAGGTGAGCATGGACAGGGAAGGCAAGAGTGCTGAATGTTAGCTGTGAAAAACTCACTCACAATGTGTGTGAATCTTGGCAacatattaagggaaaaaaattaccagaaaagAAGCACATAGTTTAATACTCTATGACGTTTTCACACGTAGGCAAGACTACTACCCGTGGCTGCTCAAAACACTAGATGAGAGGCTCAGGAGGAACTTTACAATGAGGATGAGGATGATATTCCATAAATCCACCGACCAATCTTAAATATGACTAATAAAAGATGAGATGTCCTATAACTCCTGATGTGATGCAATAGGAAAACATGCACACCAGCTATCAGATCTTCTCgccacttaaaaaacaaaaaacaaaaaaccacccaaaGCCAATAGAGCTTCTAGATCTGCTTTATAAGAAATACCAGGCAGAGAGGAACATGTTAGTCCCTGCCCAATCAGTGAATGCCTAAATGCGAGGAATTCTATATTACAAGTGACCTGGTTCTATCAACAAGTAAACGGCAAGAAAAGCTTCTTTTTCAAAGCCAGGGGCACCCACGCATCAAGACAGACCTAAGGCAAATGTCGATCAAACTAATGGATGCAGCGCATTTGAATCTGGACAGACAAAACCCCATTTATGAAACCACGGAGGCGATGTGAAACCTGGTAGCGAGGTGATGGTTTTAAGGAGTCACTGGGACATTTTCGAGGTTGTGAATACAGTGAAGCGGTGATCTTAAAACTCAGGAAGAGGCCTCATGTTTAGAGATAcatatggaaacaaataaaacgATGTGATGGCTACTTTACAACAGTCCGGGAGGTGGGCGGGCTGGGGGAGGAAGAGTTGAGTGAAGAGCTGCTGTGTGCTGACAACTGCTGGGGTGGGCTGAGGCTTCGTGAGAGCTCAGCCCTTATTCTTTTATGCATATCTGAAATTTCCCGATGTCACGTTAAATAGAAAGCACGTCAGGCAGAACAGCATTATACCGCATAAGCAAACACGtgtgagacaaaaccaagagcaaaataatgaataagcaaacaaacaacaaaatgggatGGTAAACCCCGAAGTCCAGGATGGAGGTTACCACCCTGGGGTGTGGCAGGGGATGGGCTGGGATGGAGCACACACCGGGAGCAAGTTAGAGGAAGGCCAGCTCCTTCTCACCTTGCTGTCGGAGTCCACACGCTCATCCACAGAGTAGGAGTCGTAGTAGAGGCTGAAGTCGTCCCCCACCACTGTCTCCCACTCCTCTAGGGACCCTGGGCCCCCTTTCTCCATGGTCACTTCTCCTGAACCCCGCGTAGAACCCAACTCCTCTGACTAGGAAAGATCAGAAAAACAGAAGCTGCTGGTACCTGGTACCCGACCCCCATTTCCCCTGGGTACAAGATACAGCCCCCGCCCCGGTGGAGAGGCCTTGTTTTCTGCCTCTCCAGGCTCACCAGGCCACCTCCGGCGTTCAGCTTCCTTCTTTTCACcacttctggaagaaaagagagagagggagaaaggagttaAGGCCTGTCCTTAAACCCTCAGGACAGGTCTTATCCAGTGGccagtgggtgggggtggggtgggactgACCTGAGGTCATCTTCCCCAGCGAGTGTACATCATCACTCATGCGGAAATGCTGCACTTCAGGGGGCCGCTTCTCAGGGACCGGGGGCTGGGGACCAAGAGGGAACACACTTAGTAGTTCTACCTAACTACTAAGGTAGTTAGTAGTTCTACTAACTACCTTAGAAGTTCTACACACTTAGTAGTTCTGGATTAGCCTGGAGCCCTGGATGAGGCTGGGGTGGGCGAGACACACCCTCAAAATTGCCATCTGAAGCTCCAATAAACCAGAATGTGGCAATCACAACTCTGGTCTCCTCAGAGGCAGTGTGTCAAGCATATCCTCACCTAACACTTACCTCTTCAAGCACGCAGAAGCAGGCCCTatttacccattttacagaggagaaaacaaaggttCACGCCTTGCCCAAAACTGCCTAAACCATATCCAAAACAAAATGATATCAGAGCCCCAGAAACATTGTTATAAAGCTTCTGAAATTCTGGGGCTTTTGTcctttccctcacctccttccctgTAGGGattcacagtaaaaaaaaaagcaaaacccttAGAAACCCTCTGAAAAAGGAAGCAGGGGCAGTTTCAAAGGGAGGAAAAAGCTCCCTTGGGGCCCACTTTGAGGTAGAAAGAGAGTTTGAAGTTCCTTAGACGGTCATTATCATAAGAATAATTACGTGGTTAACTACATCATTAACTCTCTAacctttgttttttcctattctccTCTCCCCAAGAATTGTAAACTCCAGGAAGATAGGAACTTGTCTGTTCAGATTAAGCCCAGCCCAGAATCTGACACACAGTGGCCCCCAAGTAAGTATGTGGAACCAAGAATGGATGAAGAAAGGTCTCCAgctaaactgtttaaaaaaaaaaaaaaaaaaaaaaaaaaagccccacaagGGGTTCATAGTGGACTACTTTAGTCTCCCCACTCCCACGCCTCTCCCCCGCAAATCCTCACCTGCCCATTTCCTGGTTTGGACATGGTTTTTCTGGCTCGGTGGACCTTGGGCTGTCCCTCTGGGCTGGGTGTGGCCACAGGGGGCTCGGGCCCTGCTGTAGCTGCCCCCTGAGCCCCCGGCATACTCAGCAGCCTCATAGCCAAACTCTGGACTGACGGGGGTGATTTTCCAGTCCCTGTCATTGACATCTTGGCCCGGCTGGGACAGGTGCCCCCcttgctgggggaagaggggaatgACTTTGTGGCATGGCctggaagacagagaggcaggcaggcagaggcaagatAAGAGTGAAAGTGTTCAGAGAATACCCCACCTCAGCCCTCCAGGCTCCCCAGCCTCTCACCCAGCAGGATGCGGCCCCCATGGAGGTCCCCATCTCCCTCCAGATTCTCAGGTTCATCCCCAATGAGTGGTGCGGCTCCTACAGGGGTGTCAGCCCCCTCATCGCCAACGGTGACCGTGACAGAGGCTGGGGATGAGGGCCCAGCAGGCTCCAGGGAGTTGGGGCTGGCCTTGGGCAGGGTCTCCTCACTACGAGGAGTGTCCCCCAAAGAGCCATGGACtgtaagggaaaataaaaagttcaggGTTAAGATCTCAGGGAATCCGGTGTTGGGGGAGGTGAAGGTCCAACTGGGCCCGTTTCTGCTGCACTCACCTCTCTCAGTGGCTCCTCTAGGCTCCTTCTCCAGCACCAGCGCCCCCATCTCAGCAGGGGCCTCCCCCTGGCAGGGGACACAAGGTATTGGGGGGCTGGTCAGTCCAGTCGGAAGTTGGGGAGCCCAGGACGCCTGGGCTCTGGGAAGAGAGAGTAGGCTCCGGGGCCTACCTCTTCCTCTATGAGGGCCCCCCCTTCCGCGGCCTCGGCTGCCCGGGGGGGCCGCACGACCCCTCCCCCGGGCCCGCATTAGCCCCCTCCCTCTCGGTAGACCCCGCATCTCAGGGGCCGagaaaagaggagggggagggggcggggcctccgcgccccggccccgccccctcctcccggCTGCACGCGCCGCTCCCCCTTTGTCCCCCAGGCCGCGGGGACCCCGGGCACCAACCCCTCCAGCGCCCGCTGCCCCCCAGCCCGGTGGACGGCCCCTCGTGCCCCTGGCGCGTGCTCCTGGGGCCCCGGCGCCAGCCGCCCACTCGGGGGCAGCCGGCGGCTGCACGCGTGCCTCCGTgcccactccccccacctcccaccccctggtCCCCTCATCCGCCCCCGGTGCTGGCCCTCCGGATTGCTGCAGGTCCCGTCCGGGCCCCCCGGCCCCGTTGCACCCCCGGAGCATTGCACGGGCGCGCGCTTCCCCCGGGCGCGCGCGCGGGCATGCACccgcctctccccctccccttccgcACCTCGGCGGCCGCCGCCGCTGcagctcccgccgccgccgccatcgCCGCTTGCGCGGGGGGCCGAGCCGGCGCGCGGCCGCCCCGGGTCAcgtgggcgggggagggagggctaGGAGGAGCCTTAAAGGAGCCACTACGCGCTTTCTGGCCATTTTCCCCTCGAGAGCCGCTTCGGAAATGGCAGTGGCTGTCCTAAGCTGGGGGGCTGCAGGGGAGAATTCCTGCTAATCCTGGcgtcagctcagcggggagccgaaGGTGAGGCACGCCTGGGTTCAGGTGTGGCTTCTCCATCCCCCACCTGTTTGTAGGTAACGAAGGGAGGGTCGTCTGACCCTCACTGCTTTCGGCAGCGGCTGTCTTTCCAGTCTAGCCCGCGTTAtgtttctccctcctctgggTGCTTTCTGGTTTCTGGGTCGCCAGATGGATCAGGCTCAGTTTTGGCCTGGCTTCACTAACGAGCAGGAAGGGGGCAGTGGGAACGCGCGGAGGACACCTTTACTCCCGACTGTTTCTATCTTGGTGCTTCATGTCTCCTGGATCGGCGTCCTCTTTTGAAAACCTAGGGCTAAAGTCTCTTCTGTTTATGCCAGACCTGTTACGTCACCATAGGCACTAGGGATCCAAGTAAGCCCCAGAGGCCCTAGAGTTATTACTGCCTAGTGACactactaatcttttttttttttttttctttgtgccaTACACCTCACAAGCATAGTCAGGAACTAAGTGGGGCATAAGCCCAGTTAAAAGTGTAAGTATGAATAATATTACACAAAGATATACAACCTTGATAGCATAACTTAGGATACCATCCCTTTGCGGATTACATTCTGGTCAAAGTTTGGAGAAAACCCTGTATGATTTCACACGCAGTATTTGATAGAAGCCCTTAGTTGGGGTATGGGGCACCTGAGGCCATTTCAAGGCCTTCTGGGAACTGTAGTTCTCTTTGGTTAAGAAGTATTCCAGAGCTTTGTGGGACTTGTAGTCTTCTCCATACCCTAATCCAAACAtagtgtttttgcctttttttttttttttaagctttccgGAGGACATGAAACCTTTCCTCAGAATATAAATGCCCAAAAATAGCCTCCTGCTTACAATTTTGGTGGGCATAATGATCACCTTTATAGCTCATCCCCAGGGCTGATACCAAACTCTTGTAATAGAGGGGGAAGTTGTGtgttaccaccaccaccaatcaTAGAACATAAGTATGAGATACCTGCCAGATGCTGAGGTTGCAGAACTGGGGGGGTCCCCAGCCAGAGAAGCCCACTTGTCACAATCCCCTGCTCTTGTCAAGTCTCCTTCAGGCATGGGTCCTGCATGAGCTGGGCTGAGTATTGAACAAATGGCATAAAGGAGAGACTGTCTAGAGTGGGATAGTCATACACATGCAGTTGCCAGACAgagtataaaggaaagaaagtgtgtgggtttctttttttaattatttattttgtggaaaacaaaagcagaaaaactaAAACCCCAAACTccagaaaaaatcctaaaaaatacgttttttcttaaaaaatactgtataagtctctactcctctccctcccacccaacAGCCCTCCTTGTATCCTCTAAGtgccctaccccccacccccaccactatTCATCCTTCTCGCTATTGTCCCCCACTTTTCCATATCTACCCAGGATGCTCACCCCCAAGTTCTCTTACCTGGCACCTGACATGGTTCTCCCTAGAGTTCCGGTGAGCCTTTACCCACAGTCCCATTCCCCCAGCATGCAAGAACTGTCTCCCCACTTCCTTTTCTGGGATTCAATAATCCTTTCCCCCACCACTCCCTCTCCCAAGGATCTATGCTATGCAGGAGCATGTAAGCTGCCTCCTGCCAAATTCCctcccaactcccacccccccaccccccatctcaaGAAATATCAGAACCTCACCCTGGGCAGCCTTAACCAGGaataaatcattttcctttttttcttctcattctataagaccctttccctccctccacatTTCCATGCACctctaagagaagaaaaattttctcTGGGAGCCCATATTCCCTTGGCCTTCTTAAGAATCCTCTCCTtctccattacttttttttttcccctgaaaaggCAGGGGTCTTCTCTCCAAGGAATCTTCAGCCCCTCCCTCAGGATGTATCTGCTCAGGTTCCCCACCGTACCTGCCTGTTCCCGACCCTCCCACCCGCCCTGTTCTCCTGGGCTAGGAGCTCCCTTCCCACTCAGCCCAGGGACGCCCGCCTCCTGGCCTCTGAGACGGCCCCGCTAGCGGATGAGGACGTTGATCTCGGCCACGCTGGCCTCCAGCACGTTCTCCGCCGTGGTCTTGCCATGTTGCTCCTTAAGGTGCCGCCTAATGGCGGGCTTGTGAGCGAAGCGCACGTCGCAGTAGGAGCAGCGATAGGGCCTCGCTCCGGAGTGGAGATTGAGGTGGTCGTGCAGCGTGGACTTCTGCGTGAAGCACTTGCCGCAGATGCCGCATGAGTGCGACTTGACGCCGCGGTGCACGTTCATGTGGCGGTTGAGGTTGCTGCTGTGGTTGAACTGCTTGCCGCAGCGTGGGCACATGAAGATGAAGTGCTGCGCCCGCATGTGGAAGACCAGCTTCTCCACGCCCTGGAACACTTCCGGGCACTTGGTGCACTTGATGTTCTTTAGGGGGTTTCCACTGGAAAAGCCCCCTGGCAGGGGTCCccggctgccccctgcccccaggctgccccccgccccccgggcaGCCATGGCCACCGCTGCTGCCTCCACCAGGCCCGAGGTGGCCCCCACGCTGGCCCGGCCTCCGGGGATCAACAGCAAGCCCTCCCCTTCTGCGTCCTCAGACAGGCTATAGCAGGCTTTCACGACCCCCTGCGGTGGGGCCACAGTGCTGGGGGGCACGCTGCTCTGGGCCAGCTCTCCTAGGTGGCCGCCCACAGAGCCTCCGATGCTCAGACCTCCTCCCAAACCTCCGGGAGGTTTGAGCCGGTGTGCCACCTCCAGGGCCGATTCCACCTTGACGATGCAGATGTCAGACACGTCCTCGTCCTCGTCCTCATCTTCTTCCTCGGCCTTCAGCTCCAGGTCCTCATCCAGAGGAAACTCCAGTTTCACGGGCCGTAGGAGTGGAGGGggtagagggggtgggggtgggggcttgggggcTGGCTTTGGGGTCCTggcgggagggaggagggattTGGTGGCACTGACACTGCTCACAAGGCTGGCATCGCTGACTCCGTCCTCTTTGAGGCCTATTTTGGGCTCAATGAACTGGCTGAGGGCGTTTCTGCATTTCTCCACCACGTGCTCCATCTGCAGGTAGGAGGCAGCCGTCAGGTAGTTGACGATGTCCCTGACAGCGAATTCCAGAGCGCCCGTGTAACAGGAGAGGAGCAGGTCGGCCACGATGCGCGCACTGTGCATCAGGGAAACCTGCAGCTCAGAACTGGGGTTCAGCAGGAACTGGTCCCTCAGGAAAGGCGAGCAGGCGGCCAGGATGACCTTGTGGCCACGGAACTTGAGGCTGTCGGCCACAATGGTCACGTCGCAAAACCGCTCCTCTGCGCGGAGCTGGTTCATATTCCGCAGGGTAGCGGCCTCGTGGCCGGGCAGCTGGAAGCGCAGGACTTCCACCCCAGAGGCCattgtggtgggggtgggcaacCCTGGTCGGGAAGGAAACCTGGTCAGAGACAAAGGTCTCTGGCTCTGCTAAGCCAACGCTCCAGGCCCCTCGCCCCCATTTCTGCCCAGCCTCCCAGCTTCGGATCTCCCAGTCTTCAGGccttttcctcagtttccccagtccCTGGGGAAGCGCTGTCCCTCCGAGAGGACGGAGGCGTGGTTCCCGGGGGCGGGGCAGCGGCGTCCACACCCCCCAGCCCGACCGCCCGCGAGGACCGGGCGAGCCCGCGCGCCCACGGGGAAGGTAGGAGAAACCGGGAGCAGAGGCCTGGGGTTCTGAGCTCCGGGGTGGCCCGGGCTGCAGCCTCTTCTCACCCCGCCCCCTTTCCCCGCTGCTTCATTCCTCCGCCCCCCCTTTGCACGTTTGCACGCGCCTTTCACGTCCTCCCCCCGCCGCCTGCACGCTTCGTGCACGCACCCCCCCACGTTCAGAGCTCCGTGGCACGCCCCCCCAGCCCCACGACCCTGAGTGCACGCGCCTCTCACCTGGCCCGGTTCCGCGCgctgttttttccccccctatctcccccaccccccccgggGTCGGCAGCGCCCCCAAACACGGGCAGGGCCTGGGCAGCGCGCAGGCGCGGGGGTGCACGAGGCGCGCGCGCGGGGCCAGCTCCGCGTGGGCGTAAGgaaggaggggcgggggcggctcGTGCGGTGTGTTCCAGGCCCCGCGCGCCTCGGCGCTGGCGAGAACtcggggaggaggaagaagggagggaattAAAGGAGCAGGATTCCCCCTTTCCCGACCCCCCTTTCTTCACCAGCACCCCCCACACGGTTAAAGGGCCGGACGGCCTGGCCTCCCCTTTGGCCGGTATTATTTGTCCGCCAGAGCGGAAATACGTTCCACACCCCCCTCTCTCGCTCCCCCTCCTCTGTGCCTCCAGGCCCCGCGGCCCGTCTGCGCGTGCGTGCCAAGTGCCGCGCGGAGGCCCGCTTGCTCGGGCCCGCCCCCCGTTCCCGGCGGCCCGCGGCGCCCTCCGCTCCGCGCCCCCCAGCGCGCGCCCCCGCCTGCGCTCCACGCCTGCCCGGCTCCCGCCGACGGTGCTGCCACCTGCTCTCAGGGCTGGTGCGGCTCTGGCCCAGCTGTGCGGTGCGGGACAGGGCTGCAGCCCCTCCCAGGGACCCAGACCGCCCCGCGGCTATCAGAGCTCAGGTCGAAGTTGCCCACGCGTGCATCCTCTGTTGAGTATGTTCACAGTCCCTCTGGCCACATTTCAAGACTTTTTTCCAACTCTTCTGAAGCCAGTGACCACTTAAGTCCTCCTGGCCTAAACGAAGTTTTAACTTCCTACAGTAACAATCCAGTGCCCTCCACTTGCCTGTCTTAACAATAGTGTATCATCGCACCCATCCGACCTTCTCCTCCATTCTAAGAACTGATCCTACTTTTTGCCAAGGCAAAGGTCCTCCACTGTGTGTACTGTCGATGACCTTGCCCATTTCACCCCTACTGTATAATTAGCCCTAGCACTAATTCTTCTAATTATGCGATTATTTGTATCAATACCATTTTACCATCTTTGATCTTTCCAACTGCAGCTGTCTCTGGCAAGGTCAGAGATCCATCGCCCTAAATAAAAGCTCTCCTCAACTCTGCACCTctactatctctttctctgtcactccCAACTAACCTGCGGTCTCCACAGCtttgccaacaccatttattagCACGTTGGGCAAAGGGTGATTGCCCTCCCCGCCCCTTTCTTgcacactcccctccccacccatccaAACCCAGGTGAAAAAGGCCCTGCTTCCCATTGGTTGGGCTGGTTGGTTACATACTCCAGGAGACTAGAGCATTTCTCTTACACATCAATTTTGAGGAAACTACTTGTTATATAATGGGTTCAGTATCTGGTTTCCCCCATTTGATTGTGAACTACTTGATTGCGGGAATTATGTCATgaattatattttgcaaataaaagGCATGCAGTAAATGACTGACTGCTGAAGTCGTTCCTTTTCAGCTCAGCCAGCATCCACCCAGAAAATGTTTGTTCCTGACTTAAACTGAATTCCTGAACTCAGAGGGATGACCTTTGGTGGGAGAGTTGGGGCAGTGTTGAGGTGGTGCTGGACTCCTTGCTTTCCCTTTTAAATTCTTTGCCTTTTATGCCTCTACCCAATTCTCTTTATTCTAAAATGCACTCTTTGTAGAAATCTCCTTTGTAGTCAGGCCGTGTAAATCCAAGCAAGAACTTTGGCTTTTGTGTCAGACACACCTAGGCTCAAAGTCATACtccactacctttttttttttcttttttaagatttatttatttattgtagaggaGGGAGGCGCGGGGGGGTGGTGgtagagggaagcaggttccctgctgagcactagGTCCTAccccaggctctatcccaggaccctgagatcatgggccacccaggtgcacccataTTCCATCACGTTTTAAAAGAGGccccttgggcaagttactcaattCTCTGAATCACAGCATTTTTGTCTTTGAATTGGAGACCCTGATTTTTCACAAGGCTAATTTGAGGTTTAAGAGAGCCTGGGTGCTAGAAGAGATAGCTCTCTTCCCTTTGCCTACTTGGGAGactataaaatcttcaaaagaattaTAACTGGATATTCTGTTTCCCTGTCTCATCTCTTCTTTCCCTCATTgccagacttctcaaaag
Coding sequences:
- the ZBTB12 gene encoding zinc finger and BTB domain-containing protein 12; this translates as MASGVEVLRFQLPGHEAATLRNMNQLRAEERFCDVTIVADSLKFRGHKVILAACSPFLRDQFLLNPSSELQVSLMHSARIVADLLLSCYTGALEFAVRDIVNYLTAASYLQMEHVVEKCRNALSQFIEPKIGLKEDGVSDASLVSSVSATKSLLPPARTPKPAPKPPPPPPLPPPLLRPVKLEFPLDEDLELKAEEEDEDEDEDVSDICIVKVESALEVAHRLKPPGGLGGGLSIGGSVGGHLGELAQSSVPPSTVAPPQGVVKACYSLSEDAEGEGLLLIPGGRASVGATSGLVEAAAVAMAARGAGGSLGAGGSRGPLPGGFSSGNPLKNIKCTKCPEVFQGVEKLVFHMRAQHFIFMCPRCGKQFNHSSNLNRHMNVHRGVKSHSCGICGKCFTQKSTLHDHLNLHSGARPYRCSYCDVRFAHKPAIRRHLKEQHGKTTAENVLEASVAEINVLIR